Genomic window (Pirellulaceae bacterium):
TATTCGGCAAGCGCGGCGGCCAGCTTTGGCAACGCATTTTCGGCAATTTCACGATGCAGCAAAATCGATTCCGCTGCATTACAAACGCCCATCCGTTGACACTTCGAATTAACAGCAATCTCTTCGGCCATCTCCAGGTCAGCAGCTTGGTCAATATAAACGTGACAATTCCCATGAAAATGTTTGATGACTGGCATGGTGGCTTCTTCGGAAACCCGACGAATCAATCCCTCACCACCCCGCGGAATTGCCAGATCGATGTATTGTGAAAGAGTTAGAAAATGGCCCACTGCCTGACGATCGAGTGTCGCCACCAATTGGACGGCGTCGATTGGCAATTGGCATTCGGCTGCTTCTTTACGAATGATATCAACGACTGCAAGACTGGAGTGGGCCGCTTCTTTGCCACCACGCAAGATGACAGCATTACCACTCTTTACGCAGATCGAGGCAGCATCCGCGGTAACATTTGGACGAGATTCATAGATAAAGAACACCACCCCCATAGGGACGCGCACACGGCTGATGCGTAATCCATTTGGACGGATCGTCGATTCGATCACTTCCCCCACCGGGTCAGGCAGCATCGCGACCTCTTCCATGCCAGTCGCAATCGCGTTGATTCGTTCCGGGTCTAACCGCAAACGATCGGTCTGAGCCTCCGTCAGCCCAAAACCTGGTGCTGCATTGACGTCCTGAACATTTGCTTTCAGGATCAGTTCCGTCTGGTCACGGATCGCTTGCGCCGAGCGACGCAACCAATTATTCTTCTGTTGCCCGGTAGTAAGGTTCAACAGCGCGGCAGCCTGCTTGGCGTTTCTTGCCACTTCTTCACAGTAAACTTGCAGTTGTTGATTCTCAGCTATCGCCATGGATTTCCTCATTTCGACCGTTCATTCTGATGGTCCCTTCATCATATTACATAGGTCGAGTAGACGGCACTCTCAAACCGCACCCCGGAAGATCAAGTACCACCGATGGGAAACCATCGATCAAGGGTTCCCACCCGCTGGCGGTCCGCGCAGACGCTCCCCACCGGTTCGGCAGAAGTATCGGAGAAGAGCTCGGGGCGGTCAATGCAGAAATACAGGCGGCGGCTGACGCTGACATGGAAGCGGCTGCCGTTGACCTAAGTTCCTGGTTTGCCTATAGTTGCCGAGACAGGGAGCCTTCTTTCGATGGACACAAAGGCAGCGAGCAAGACATGAGCAGTGGCGATGACCTGATCGGGGAACTCGGAACCATTCGGGGCCGCAACTACCCGTCGATCCGACAATTCACAGTTTTTCTTGAAAATCGAGTGGGCCAATTGCTCGACGTCGTGAGACGATTTGAAGGGAGCAAGGTCCAGATCGTCGCCCTGTCGATCCACGATTCGACCGAATGCTCATTCGTTCGTTTTCTACTGAGCCATCCGGAACAGGGTCGTGAGATTCTGGAGCGTGCAGGCTTGGCACTGATCGAAACCGATTTGATCGGCATCGAGCTACCCGAGGGCTCCCAACCGTTGCTGCAAGTTTGCACGGCCCTCCTGCAAGCAGAAGTCAACATTGTGCAAGCCTACCCGCTCCTGATGCGGCCACACGATAAACCCGCGGTA
Coding sequences:
- a CDS encoding glutamate-5-semialdehyde dehydrogenase, which gives rise to MAIAENQQLQVYCEEVARNAKQAAALLNLTTGQQKNNWLRRSAQAIRDQTELILKANVQDVNAAPGFGLTEAQTDRLRLDPERINAIATGMEEVAMLPDPVGEVIESTIRPNGLRISRVRVPMGVVFFIYESRPNVTADAASICVKSGNAVILRGGKEAAHSSLAVVDIIRKEAAECQLPIDAVQLVATLDRQAVGHFLTLSQYIDLAIPRGGEGLIRRVSEEATMPVIKHFHGNCHVYIDQAADLEMAEEIAVNSKCQRMGVCNAAESILLHREIAENALPKLAAALAEYEVEIRGDEATRTLVPAAKPASDEDYSTEFLGPIVSIKVVDSVQEAIEHINQYGSGHTDAIVTNDLRAAGQFTNQVDSAAVMVNASTRFNDGAEFGLGAEIGISTDRFHARGPCGLRELTSYKYLVEGQGQIR